The Desulfatitalea tepidiphila genome window below encodes:
- a CDS encoding nicotinate-nucleotide adenylyltransferase, producing the protein MYPIGVIHGRFQVLHNDHLKYLLSGKALCRRLVVGITNPDPFLTKKEKSDPKRSDPSANPLTYYERHIMVEAVLHDAGLQWQDFIVVPFPINLPKRYPYYVPMEAVFFLTIYDDWGRRKLKYFNGMGLNTHVLWEVLPDQKGISGSDIRNCILGGRPWTHLVPACVPPLIEQWGIRERLKRLKADQ; encoded by the coding sequence ATGTACCCAATCGGCGTCATTCATGGTCGCTTTCAGGTGCTGCACAACGATCATCTCAAGTACCTGCTCTCTGGAAAAGCCCTTTGCCGGAGGCTGGTGGTGGGCATCACCAATCCAGATCCATTTTTAACCAAAAAAGAAAAGTCGGACCCCAAGCGGAGCGACCCATCGGCAAACCCCTTGACCTATTATGAACGCCACATCATGGTCGAAGCCGTGCTGCACGATGCCGGGCTGCAATGGCAGGATTTCATCGTCGTCCCCTTCCCCATCAACCTGCCAAAGCGCTATCCCTACTATGTTCCAATGGAAGCGGTCTTTTTTTTGACCATTTACGACGACTGGGGACGGCGAAAACTAAAATACTTCAACGGCATGGGACTGAACACCCATGTCTTGTGGGAAGTACTGCCCGATCAAAAAGGGATCAGCGGAAGCGACATTCGCAACTGTATCTTGGGCGGCCGACCGTGGACACATTTGGTGCCGGCTTGCGTGCCGCCGCTCATCGAGCAATGGGGGATACGCGAACGGCTCAAAAGGCTCAAAGCAGACCAATAG
- a CDS encoding sigma-54 interaction domain-containing protein, whose translation MLRPMELYELILDNIYNGVLITDAQGNVIYMNRPYGEFLGLDPQAQVGRHCTEVLEFSRMHIVAQTGRAELNQAQWINGQNMVVQRIPIRKDDQVVAVYGQVMFKNAREVGDLAARLSLLQSKVEMYKQELIHLRATRYTFESIVGATPAILDLKKTARRAAHGDAAVLISGESGTGKELFAQAIHQASPRSVHPFVRINCAAIPHDLLESELFGYASGAFTGASAKGKPGKFELAHQGTIFLDEIGELPLEMQPKLLEALEEKAFERVGGTTVIQSDFRLIAATNQHLETLIEKNRFRADLYYRLNVIPIQIPPLRERTADIPLLARHILDQLTQESARPPVTLSGEAEHLLNAYRWPGNVRELVNAMERILLTLEGRTIQAQHLPFHIQGTPEAAASYFGTRNLKQVLERTEAELIRAVLSDAGGNKVEAARQLGIHRTHLYKKLAKIEATPDRPAS comes from the coding sequence ATGCTTCGACCCATGGAACTGTATGAGCTGATCCTGGACAACATTTACAACGGCGTCCTGATCACCGATGCCCAGGGTAACGTCATCTATATGAACAGGCCGTACGGGGAGTTCCTGGGGCTCGATCCCCAGGCCCAGGTGGGCAGGCATTGCACCGAGGTGCTCGAGTTCTCCAGGATGCACATCGTGGCCCAAACCGGCCGGGCGGAACTGAACCAGGCCCAGTGGATCAACGGACAGAACATGGTGGTGCAGCGTATTCCCATTCGCAAGGACGACCAGGTCGTGGCCGTCTATGGCCAGGTCATGTTCAAGAATGCCCGTGAAGTCGGGGACCTGGCGGCCCGCCTCTCTCTACTGCAATCCAAGGTCGAGATGTACAAACAGGAACTGATCCATTTGCGTGCGACCCGCTACACGTTCGAAAGCATCGTGGGCGCGACCCCGGCCATCCTGGATCTGAAGAAAACCGCGCGGCGGGCCGCGCATGGCGACGCCGCGGTATTGATCAGCGGCGAGAGCGGCACCGGCAAGGAGCTCTTCGCCCAGGCGATCCATCAGGCCAGTCCCAGGTCCGTGCATCCATTCGTTCGCATCAATTGCGCGGCCATACCCCACGATCTGCTCGAAAGCGAGCTGTTCGGTTATGCCAGCGGCGCTTTTACCGGCGCATCGGCCAAGGGCAAGCCCGGCAAGTTCGAACTGGCCCACCAAGGCACGATTTTTCTGGATGAAATCGGCGAACTGCCCCTGGAGATGCAGCCCAAACTGCTCGAAGCGCTGGAAGAAAAAGCCTTTGAGCGTGTCGGCGGGACCACGGTCATTCAGTCCGATTTCCGTCTGATTGCCGCCACCAATCAACATCTCGAAACATTGATCGAAAAAAACCGCTTTCGTGCCGATCTGTACTACCGCTTGAATGTCATTCCGATCCAGATTCCTCCGCTGCGGGAAAGAACGGCGGATATACCGCTGCTGGCTCGCCATATCCTGGATCAATTGACTCAGGAGTCGGCCCGACCGCCGGTGACCCTCTCCGGCGAGGCGGAACATCTTCTAAATGCCTACCGCTGGCCCGGCAACGTGCGGGAACTCGTCAACGCCATGGAGCGCATTCTGCTCACCCTGGAGGGGAGAACGATCCAGGCCCAACACCTGCCGTTTCATATCCAAGGCACGCCAGAAGCCGCCGCTTCCTATTTTGGCACCCGAAATCTGAAGCAGGTGCTGGAACGAACAGAGGCGGAGCTGATCCGGGCGGTGCTGAGCGACGCCGGCGGCAACAAGGTGGAAGCGGCCCGGCAGTTGGGTATCCACCGGACCCACTTGTACAAAAAGTTGGCGAAAATAGAGGCGACACCGGATCGCCCGGCAAGCTGA
- a CDS encoding SDR family oxidoreductase translates to MQIPTEGIAPMDLNEPTIHPQDILRLDDPLFTPGNICIVTGAGTGIGRATAIAAAVNGLTVLGVDINATEGERSRRMAGDLGGQMVFFQADLTDDQAIEETVARAAGLGTLKYLINIAGIQHIDAIDNFPMEKYDQMQRLMLRAPFYLSKLAIGHMKKTADGIGVIGHMASIHGHITTMNKPVYNITKFGLRGLAQSIAAEGAGRIRSFTVSTGFVKTPLALRQIPAQAKQRGITEEQVVTDVMMGKSRVKEMMSPIEVANLFIFGISRHAKYMIGSDLLFDGGMVLTY, encoded by the coding sequence GTGCAAATCCCAACGGAAGGCATCGCACCTATGGACCTCAATGAACCCACGATCCATCCACAAGATATCCTGCGCCTCGATGATCCGCTTTTCACTCCCGGCAACATCTGTATCGTCACCGGCGCCGGAACAGGCATAGGACGCGCCACGGCCATCGCCGCCGCGGTCAACGGCCTGACCGTGCTGGGCGTGGATATCAACGCAACGGAAGGGGAAAGGAGCCGCCGCATGGCGGGTGACCTGGGCGGGCAGATGGTCTTCTTCCAGGCCGACCTCACCGACGACCAGGCCATCGAGGAGACGGTCGCCCGTGCGGCCGGACTCGGCACGCTCAAGTATCTCATCAACATCGCCGGCATCCAGCACATCGACGCCATCGATAATTTTCCCATGGAAAAGTACGATCAGATGCAGCGCCTGATGCTGCGCGCGCCCTTCTATCTCTCCAAGCTGGCCATCGGGCACATGAAGAAAACCGCCGACGGCATCGGTGTCATCGGCCACATGGCATCCATTCACGGCCATATCACCACCATGAACAAACCGGTTTACAACATCACCAAGTTCGGTCTCAGGGGGCTGGCCCAATCCATCGCGGCGGAGGGCGCCGGCCGGATCCGATCGTTTACCGTCAGCACCGGCTTTGTGAAGACCCCGCTGGCGTTGAGACAAATTCCGGCTCAAGCCAAACAGAGGGGGATCACCGAGGAACAGGTGGTCACCGACGTGATGATGGGCAAATCCCGCGTCAAGGAGATGATGAGCCCCATCGAAGTGGCCAACCTCTTCATCTTCGGCATATCCCGGCACGCCAAATATATGATCGGCAGCGACCTGCTCTTCGACGGAGGAATGGTGCTGACCTATTAG
- a CDS encoding MBL fold metallo-hydrolase, producing the protein MDRRNFLKRLAATGTGIALSGSVGTLSKAHAAKGGKEDFGEIKSLKVHCISETSWFDNATLGKDIKAAGGINTNQYDVAYTEENLGGYAALVEVEALDGSKKKYLLDTGWSNDWVDYVFAKDGIDKMLQSKEIDTLFISHDHIDHYFGLESTLKHQPDIKIYFPGTSMPKSFELLKGADFSATPGCPKNSVPHTGELVVTTPDKLYKIQDGMALKFFDCPATLQVRGENVLYFNIKDKGYVTVTGCCHPGILTLLSHARRNFKDGNKNYGCYGGLHISVFENWDPKFDDIIKGVKTFNMQKIGCNHCTGWIWAEKAEQAGLPIVHGTDKNLSYKKVGSLSRAKTSNVYLGNGDEMVF; encoded by the coding sequence ATGGATCGAAGAAACTTTTTGAAGCGTCTGGCGGCAACCGGCACCGGCATCGCCCTATCTGGCAGCGTAGGCACACTGAGCAAGGCGCATGCGGCCAAGGGGGGTAAAGAAGACTTCGGCGAAATCAAGAGCCTGAAAGTCCACTGCATCTCGGAAACCAGCTGGTTCGACAATGCCACCCTCGGCAAGGACATCAAGGCGGCCGGCGGCATCAACACCAACCAGTACGACGTGGCCTACACCGAAGAAAACCTGGGGGGATACGCGGCCCTCGTGGAAGTCGAGGCCCTGGACGGCAGCAAAAAGAAGTACCTGCTCGACACCGGCTGGAGCAACGACTGGGTGGACTATGTGTTCGCCAAGGACGGCATCGACAAGATGCTTCAAAGCAAGGAGATCGACACCCTGTTCATCTCCCACGACCACATCGACCACTATTTCGGCCTCGAAAGCACACTGAAGCATCAACCGGACATCAAGATCTACTTCCCCGGCACCTCCATGCCGAAGAGCTTCGAGCTGCTCAAGGGCGCCGATTTCTCGGCCACGCCCGGATGCCCCAAAAACAGCGTGCCGCACACCGGCGAACTCGTTGTGACCACCCCGGACAAACTCTACAAGATCCAGGACGGCATGGCCCTGAAGTTCTTCGACTGCCCGGCCACCCTGCAGGTGCGCGGAGAGAACGTGCTCTATTTCAATATCAAAGACAAAGGGTATGTCACGGTGACGGGCTGCTGCCATCCGGGCATCTTGACCCTGCTCAGCCACGCCCGCCGCAACTTCAAGGACGGCAACAAGAATTACGGCTGCTACGGCGGCTTGCACATTTCGGTTTTTGAAAACTGGGACCCCAAATTCGACGACATCATCAAGGGGGTGAAAACCTTCAACATGCAAAAGATCGGGTGCAACCATTGCACCGGCTGGATCTGGGCGGAAAAGGCGGAGCAGGCCGGCCTGCCCATCGTCCACGGCACGGACAAGAACCTTTCCTACAAGAAGGTGGGCTCGTTGTCCCGGGCCAAAACCTCCAACGTCTATCTTGGCAACGGGGATGAAATGGTCTTTTAG